Proteins from a genomic interval of Daphnia pulex isolate KAP4 chromosome 4, ASM2113471v1:
- the LOC124193091 gene encoding zinc finger protein 667-like has product MEEEDTHYCLRCRATINGLDNYIHHRRQKCQSNNFITKPQEHVIPTHTSYLSMARNNSSSSLRNYLHVPSKSSNRSDPILSSSSNHEVEERYKSRHASENPLVADLSVENSADDFMSHLGLCMVSSTTWASDIHSEEPLRADDFFSLLELQSCKGTESGRRPRRSTEPLVASTERLKPETETMQNTDDQQHDNSTFPLGETTDLNSSHDSAGIEMTSNEDMTDHSALLVTTDVTSAFSSPEVVNNSEVPACSGMEVSPSNETDIPSSSDLITSTPQSTKLPYPSRGKWMPGLKPRDIHKAGSSVEYDCKPCNRRLTGRVVFEKHLQSELHFKRTAQQLATTDGLKYGLRRSKLNSTLPVEWEIDVLQDEEDVDDPWRIKKQKNKEENNACRCPTCLVWVPKPLFGKHLVSRYHISRCRKHPERDRCILDHIHLIVLEAPFQCRLCRFFCHSHADLLTHWKSAEHSECDLQDSSRRSGGTYFCSLCQVGQLDNDAMKLHLESEGHLNCVEIVHKSVAVVVSKLEPLQCHLCSPQRNPVNFRYRIALNQHLTSEHAVPAKMLNCAQSYACDHCDFKTTSNWSFTHHRFNCQAAPSDETRYRCLICSLSFPTKDSSVRHRSTQEHRDMATKTRGSYGTTVRLRSCPHCYTQFTDLASLKEHFLSDHPDLLPRCIRCGTTFALKQQLSAHRRAGCQATESSESLALACDSCSYRCRLKVELLYHQAVEHPKQFVSGKPSSAMAETSSVKYRCPECEQLYSSTAALKLHLQSHTGELAFRCHFCGRHFEREEERLAHIRQLHAPRLTIKGQSMTGPEGSKRAKGRKTHSTSSRAGAQHVHLDDA; this is encoded by the exons ATGGAGGAAGAAGACACCCATTACTGCCTTCGTTGCAGGGCAACAATCAACGGTTTGGACAACTACATTCATCACCGAAGGCAAAAGTGTCAGTCCAACAATTTCATAACGAAACCACAAGAACATGTGATCCCCACTCATACCTCTTACCTCAGCATGGCAAGAAACAACAGTTCCTCGAGTCTCAGAAATTATCTTCATGTGCCATCCAAGAGTTCCAACAGGTCAGACCCaattctttcatcatcatccaatCACGAGGTGGAAGAACGTTACAAGTCTCGCCATGCCAGTGAAAATCCGTTGGTGGCTGACCTATCGGTTGAAAATTCAGCCGACGACTTTATGAGCCATTTGGGACTGTGCATGGTGTCGTCGACGACGTGGGCCAGCGATATTCATTCGGAGGAACCACTACGGGCAgacgattttttctctttgctggAACTCCAGAGCTGCAAAGGAACAGAATCAGGACGGCGTCCCCGACGATCGACAGAACCTCTTGTCGCTTCCACTGAGCGATTGAAACCCGAAACCGAGACTATGCAAAACACTGACGACCAACAACATGACAACTCGACGTTCCCCCTTGGCGAAACAACTGATCTCAATTCCTCCCATGACTCGGCCGGCATTGAGATGACGAGCAACGAAGATATGACTGATCACTCTGCTCTATTGGTCACCACTGACGTCACATCGGCTTTCAGCAGTCCAGAAGTGGTCAACAATTCGGAGGTTCCAGCATGTAGCGGAATGGAGGTCAGCCCTTCAAACGAGACAGACATCCCATCCAGCAGTGATCTCATTACCTCAACTCCGCAATCAACAAAGCTACCTTACCCGTCACGAGGTAAGTGGATGCCTGGTCTCAAGCCACGCGACATTCACAAGGCCGGCTCTTCGGTAGAGTACGATTGCAAGCCGTGCAATCGTCGTTTGACGGGACGTGTTGTCTTTGAAAAACATCTTCAATCAGAGTTGCATTTCAAACGAACCGCTCAACAGCTGGCGACCACCGACGGCTTAAAGTACGGCCTGAGACGGAGTAAACTGAACTCGACATTACCAGTTGAATGGGAAATTGACGTCCTgcaagatgaagaagatgttGACGATCCTTGGCggatcaaaaaacaaaagaataaagaagaaaacaacgcGTGTCGTTGTCCCACCTGCTTGGTGTGGGTGCCTAAACCACTTTTCGGCAAGCATTTGGTATCGCGCTATCACATTTCTCGCTGTCGGAAGCATCCAGAACGGGATCGTTGCATTTTGGATCACATCCACCTGATTGTTCTAGAAGCGCCATTTCAGTGCCGACTCTGTCGTTTCTTTTGTCACAGTCACGCTGATCTACTGA ctCATTGGAAAAGTGCGGAACATTCAGAATGCGATCTACAAGATTCTTCTCGTCGTAGTGGCGGGACTTACTTTTGTAGCTTGTGCCAGGTCGGTCAGCTGGATAACGACGCAATGAAACTCCATCTGGAATCGGAGGGTCACCTCAATTGTGTTGAAATTGTCCACAAGTCGGTGGCGGTGGTAGTGAGCAAGTTGGAACCATTACAGTGTCACCTGTGTAGTCCCCAACGCAATCCAGTCAATTTTCGTTATCGAATTGCTCTCAATCAGCATCTGACGTCAGAGCACGCTGTCCCTGCCAAAATGTTGAACTGCGCACAAAGCTACGCTTGCGACcactgtgatttcaagactacGTCCAATTGGTCATTTACTCATCACCGTTTCAACTGTCAAGCGGCTCCCAGCGACGAGACTCGTTACCGATGTTTGATCTGTAGTCTGAGCTTCCCCACCAAGGACTCGTCTGTGAGACATAGGTCAACCCAGGAGCACCGAGACATGGCTACCAAAACGCGCGGCTCTTACGGCACCACCGTCCGGCTTCGATCGTGTCCGCATTGCTATACTCAATTCACTGATTTGGCAAGTCTCAAGGAACATTTTCTGTCGGATCATCCCGATCTTCTTCCGCGCTGCATCCGCTGCGGCACCACATTTGCTTTAAAGCAGCAGCTTTCCGCTCACAG AAGGGCAGGTTGCCAGGCGACCGAGTCGTCGGAATCCTTGGCCTTGGCTTGCGATTCTTGTTCCTATCGATGTCGTCTCAAAGTGGAGCTTTTGTACCACCAGGCCGTCGAGCATCCTAAACAATTCGTATCTG GAAAACCTTCGTCGGCGATGGCGGAAACGTCGTCCGTTAAGTACCGATGCCCCGAGTGCGAGCAACTCTACAGTTCCACGGCGGCGCTAAAGCTCCATCTTCAGTCACACACTGGAGAGTTGGCCTTTCGATGTCATTTTTGCGGTCGTCATTTTGAGCGGGAAGAAGAACGGCTGGCTCATATCCGACAATTGCACGCGCCGCGTCTGACCATCAAAGGCCAGTCGATGACTGGACCGGAGGGAAGCAAACGAGCAAAAGGACGCAAGACCCACTCGACATCGTCACGGGCTGGTGCCCAGCATGTTCATCTCGACGACGCGTGA